In Paenibacillus sp. FSL R7-0345, a single window of DNA contains:
- a CDS encoding reverse transcriptase domain-containing protein: protein MSIIKENYDKLYPLLSYLGDMVVLAEAWKKTHTYIRKHNWYADPLELDCSTINLEQKIIEWSKEIMNWTYEPGEMRLVLAPKNSKWTFKPDINQLRIDLWSPRLLEEKKKDDSTSETELPEENEETSLTGVESTQPLRPLAHLSIKDQTIASALMMCLADAIETAQGPSDESNFNTAQKNQIFSYGNRLQCTWTSPPNNRKLASFSWGSSHCYRQYYTDYQTFLKRPRSQAQYYASIAPPTSDLFILSFDLKGFYNHIDRKALIDQLRHYVSEYYINSSSEVSFPVEGDDTGTLHSIDEFLESTTGFWETVETVFSWKWNERDALVAEKTVNLSAPNGLPQGLVASGFLANAYLIGFDRMIGQEINRENSKESFIIRDYCRYVDDIRLVVEVIGEKKVNKVKDIFEKWIDKKLKEHQKRIGVSTEDATLTINKDKTKVLPFHQLAPGYHLSAVMNQIQQSISGTPDQDTIQQTIGTLDGLFHLTEYHESDERGKTRNSLELSRVTATHVDVRDDTLKRFAATRVVHSLRMKRTMTDLEELIANSDDGYGNVKAGQLLDHEFESIARKLIASWAENPSLTLLLRCAFDLYPDASLLEVVIEALETKLFAPDISTIECTREIKVAEYVAADLFQAAATTIGYKNERIYPESADISCFRDALGEFATKLLKHRSSNPWYVKQQAILFLSTIGIFSYTINAKNSEIKILKHHKMLKEVGQFKLNATNENLTEVVTVSLVAQQVHPSPVRFSSWFISLLNDQNLDDSKRKEALYKLFYNRPDLMDHILKSTRIRSATWRNVIPPEIRQAQKISNSGEIKLTNNSDLSLLRITKGNRNPFKQENALLMLARTILKDKEAHALLTSTLSINSITVKCKDWNSIQNPGKIKEEKFLEVAIGGDISTSELYYIPSWVKKEFSWMYNLGQILRSCITGEYDFTAQTYLMRDQLHSYRGLRSTWYTRRLGMNNHVKGLLGEPSPLSPWVTELLFRLLQWPGVRTIDGHIPDIDSIRNIGDLLFIIEKRIDAQRQIYGNLSDTPFYIIPSFTRAKPENRNLRVAIVQPLLPGNDDFCVQDPLHWTPSFRARHRNHIASMCNLVNSHIKAKHSASMTVSREVSKKQDMDLIVFPELTIHPDDLDLLRGLSDATGANIYAGMTFIQSAQTNEVRNQALWLLRTERLTGREFTLVYQGKQHMTKSEQDLNVQGYRPYQVIVEFGNEEIGRTRLAGAICYDATDLSLVADLRDISDVFVIAAMNQDVNTFDNMVGALHYHMYQPVILANSGEFGGSTVQAPLTKHARQIAHVHGNNQVAVSMFEIDASIFKSVNQPPTPPQRKTPPAGYRGRV from the coding sequence ATGTCGATTATTAAGGAAAATTACGATAAATTGTACCCCTTACTTAGTTATTTGGGGGATATGGTCGTATTAGCAGAGGCTTGGAAAAAAACACATACATACATTCGAAAGCATAATTGGTATGCTGACCCGCTTGAGTTGGATTGTTCAACTATCAATCTAGAGCAAAAAATTATTGAGTGGTCGAAGGAAATAATGAATTGGACCTATGAGCCAGGCGAGATGAGGCTTGTATTAGCACCAAAAAACAGCAAGTGGACTTTCAAACCTGATATAAACCAGCTGCGGATCGACCTTTGGAGCCCACGACTATTAGAGGAAAAGAAAAAGGACGACTCAACTTCTGAAACAGAGCTGCCTGAAGAGAATGAAGAAACTAGCCTAACAGGCGTTGAGAGCACGCAGCCTTTACGCCCACTGGCTCATTTATCGATAAAAGACCAGACGATAGCCTCTGCTCTCATGATGTGTCTTGCTGATGCTATTGAAACAGCTCAAGGTCCATCAGATGAGTCGAATTTTAATACTGCACAGAAGAATCAAATCTTCAGCTATGGAAATCGGCTTCAATGTACCTGGACATCTCCGCCTAATAATCGAAAGTTGGCTAGTTTTAGCTGGGGGAGCTCTCACTGCTATCGGCAGTACTATACCGATTACCAGACATTTTTAAAACGTCCGCGCTCCCAGGCTCAGTATTACGCCTCTATCGCTCCTCCAACTTCCGATCTGTTCATCCTATCCTTTGATCTAAAAGGATTTTATAACCATATTGACCGTAAAGCGCTAATCGATCAACTTCGCCATTATGTCTCGGAGTATTACATTAACTCTAGTAGTGAGGTAAGTTTCCCCGTTGAAGGAGATGATACAGGAACGCTCCATTCTATAGATGAATTTTTAGAGAGCACAACGGGCTTTTGGGAAACCGTCGAAACAGTTTTTTCATGGAAATGGAACGAGCGAGATGCTCTAGTAGCCGAAAAAACTGTAAACCTATCTGCCCCTAATGGGTTACCGCAAGGGCTTGTTGCAAGTGGTTTTTTAGCAAATGCTTACTTAATCGGTTTCGACAGAATGATTGGGCAAGAAATTAACCGAGAAAATAGTAAAGAGTCGTTTATTATTCGTGATTATTGCCGTTATGTCGATGACATTCGTCTAGTCGTAGAAGTAATTGGTGAAAAGAAAGTTAACAAAGTTAAAGATATATTTGAAAAATGGATCGATAAGAAGCTGAAGGAGCACCAGAAAAGAATTGGAGTGAGTACTGAAGATGCCACGCTAACGATCAATAAAGACAAAACGAAGGTACTACCTTTTCATCAACTTGCTCCTGGCTATCATTTATCGGCTGTTATGAACCAAATCCAGCAATCTATTAGCGGAACACCTGACCAAGACACGATTCAACAGACGATAGGAACCTTGGATGGGTTATTCCATTTGACCGAATATCATGAATCCGATGAGCGGGGAAAAACCAGAAATAGCTTGGAGTTATCTCGGGTCACTGCTACACATGTGGACGTTCGGGATGATACACTGAAGCGATTTGCTGCAACTCGTGTAGTGCACTCTTTGCGAATGAAGCGTACCATGACAGACCTAGAAGAGCTGATTGCAAATAGTGATGACGGATATGGTAACGTAAAGGCTGGTCAATTACTGGATCATGAATTTGAATCCATTGCGCGCAAGCTAATAGCCAGTTGGGCCGAAAATCCATCTTTGACGTTGCTGCTTCGATGTGCATTTGATCTGTATCCTGATGCTTCATTGCTTGAGGTTGTAATCGAAGCATTAGAGACTAAGCTATTTGCGCCAGATATAAGTACAATTGAGTGCACTCGTGAAATTAAAGTTGCGGAATATGTAGCAGCCGATTTGTTTCAAGCGGCCGCTACAACGATAGGCTATAAGAATGAACGGATATATCCTGAATCAGCAGACATTTCTTGCTTCCGTGATGCGCTCGGAGAGTTTGCGACAAAGTTGTTAAAACATCGGTCATCTAACCCATGGTATGTAAAACAGCAAGCGATACTTTTCCTATCTACAATAGGCATCTTTTCGTACACAATTAATGCTAAGAATTCAGAGATTAAAATTCTAAAGCACCATAAGATGTTGAAAGAAGTCGGTCAATTTAAGTTGAATGCAACAAATGAGAATTTAACGGAAGTCGTTACTGTATCTCTAGTCGCACAGCAAGTTCATCCCAGTCCAGTTAGATTCAGTAGTTGGTTTATCTCATTGTTGAATGACCAAAATTTAGATGATAGTAAGCGTAAAGAAGCATTGTACAAGTTGTTTTATAATAGACCGGATTTGATGGATCATATTCTTAAGTCTACACGAATTCGCTCAGCAACATGGAGAAATGTTATACCACCGGAAATTAGGCAGGCGCAAAAGATTTCTAACTCTGGTGAAATCAAGTTGACTAATAACTCAGACTTATCGTTGCTACGTATAACTAAAGGGAACCGAAATCCCTTTAAGCAAGAAAACGCTTTGTTAATGCTTGCCCGTACTATCTTAAAAGATAAGGAAGCACATGCTCTACTCACGAGCACCCTCTCAATAAATTCAATTACTGTAAAGTGCAAAGACTGGAACAGCATTCAGAATCCCGGAAAAATTAAAGAAGAGAAGTTCCTAGAAGTAGCCATAGGTGGAGATATATCAACGAGTGAATTGTATTACATACCATCTTGGGTCAAGAAAGAGTTTAGCTGGATGTACAATTTAGGCCAAATCCTTAGATCCTGCATAACAGGTGAATATGATTTCACGGCACAAACATATCTGATGAGGGATCAGCTTCACTCCTATCGAGGATTGCGCTCCACCTGGTATACACGACGATTGGGAATGAACAATCATGTTAAAGGTTTATTAGGTGAACCAAGCCCTTTATCGCCATGGGTTACGGAATTACTGTTCCGCTTGCTACAATGGCCAGGAGTTAGAACAATAGACGGGCATATTCCAGACATTGATTCCATCAGAAATATCGGTGACCTCCTGTTCATTATTGAAAAGAGAATTGACGCCCAAAGACAGATTTATGGTAATTTGTCAGACACACCTTTCTACATCATTCCTTCTTTCACCCGAGCTAAACCTGAGAATAGAAATTTGAGAGTCGCTATTGTACAGCCTTTGTTACCAGGTAATGACGACTTTTGCGTACAAGACCCATTACACTGGACGCCATCTTTCCGCGCTCGCCACCGCAACCATATTGCTTCTATGTGTAATTTAGTAAACAGTCATATTAAAGCGAAGCATTCTGCCTCCATGACGGTAAGCAGAGAAGTCAGTAAAAAGCAAGATATGGACTTGATTGTCTTCCCTGAGTTAACAATTCATCCAGACGATTTGGACCTTTTGCGTGGTTTGTCGGATGCAACAGGAGCTAATATTTATGCAGGAATGACGTTCATTCAATCGGCGCAGACGAATGAAGTTCGAAATCAGGCACTGTGGTTACTTCGTACAGAACGTCTTACGGGACGTGAGTTCACGCTGGTTTACCAGGGTAAGCAGCATATGACCAAATCAGAGCAGGATTTAAACGTACAGGGCTACCGACCGTATCAAGTAATTGTTGAGTTTGGTAATGAGGAGATTGGGAGGACTCGTTTGGCGGGAGCAATTTGTTATGATGCCACAGATCTCAGCTTAGTAGCCGATTTGAGGGATATATCTGATGTTTTTGTTATCGCTGCAATGAATCAAGATGTAAATACGTTTGATAACATGGTGGGCGCTTTACACTATCACATGTACCAACCTGTTATCCTAGCTAATTCCGGAGAGTTTGGAGGATCGACTGTACAGGCCCCTCTAACAAAACATGCACGGCAAATTGCTCATGTACATGGAAATAATCAGGTAGCTGTCAGCATGTTCGAGATCGATGCTTCTATTTTTAAATCCGTTAACCAACCACCGACTCCACCTCAACGTAAGACACCCCCAGCTGGTTATCGAGGGCGAGTATGA